In Pseudobdellovibrio exovorus JSS, the genomic stretch GGCTAATAGGGGTGATTTATGAAAGTGACCTTTGACGATATCAAAGCGGCACAGAGTACAATTCAAGACTTGATACTCAAAACTCCCTGCGAGATTTCCAGTTCCTGCTCTAAATTAGTCGGATCTGATATCTATCTTAAGTTAGAAAACAATCAACGTACGGGCAGTTTTAAAATGCGTGGAGCCGCAAATAAGATCGCATCGCTATCTGCACAAGAAAAAGCGAAAGGTGTGGTGGCTTGCTCTGCCGGAAACCACGCGCAAGGGGTCGCCTTAAGCGCGAGCTTAAGTCATGTTAAGTCAGTGATTGTGATGCCCGAAACAGCTCCGTTAACCAAAGTTCAGGCTACGCAAAACTATGGCGCTGAAGTTATCCTGCATGGGCAATCTTTTGATGAAGCCAAAGAATATGCATTCCAGTTAGCAGATCAGAAGTCTTATGTTTTTGTTCATCCGTATGAAGACGAAAAGGTGATTGCAGGACAGGGAACTATCGGACTTGAAATCGCAGAACAAGTGGCTGATCTAGATACAATCATTGCACCTATTGGTGGCGGTGGGTTGATCAGTGGTGCGGCGATTGCGTTAAAAGAATTAAACCCAAAAATTAGAGTTATTGGCGTTCAGGCCTCTGCCGTGGATACGATGTATCAGCTTTATAAAACACGGGACTTCAAGGCACCAACACACACGGGTACTATTGCCGATGGTATTGCGATCAAAGTGCCAAGCCGTGTGATGTATGAAAAATTTATCTCTCGTTATGTCGATGATGTGGTGACTGTGGCTGATGGTGATGTGGCGGAAGCCATTGTTTTCTTGCTTGAGCGTGCCAAGAGTGTGGCAGAAGGAGCCGGTGCGGCCTCTTTAGCTGGTGTCTTGACTGGTAAGATAAAACTGGGAAAACGTAACTGCGTTTTAGTCAGTGGCGGTAATATTGACCTCAATATGGTTTCACAAGTGATTCAACGAGGACAAATCCAACGCGGACGTCTGAGTGAAATGTCGGTGATTGTTCCTGACGTTCCGGGCAGTTTAAGTCAGCTCACTAAAATTTTAGCTTTGCACAAAGCGAATATTTTAGAAGTGCATCATGATCGTGTAAAAAACAGTTTGGCTTTAAAAGAGACGAAAATCGACTTTGTCATTGAAACGACCAGCCACGAACACATTCAAAAAATACGTGAAGCTTTAAGCCAGTGGGGAGCGAAGGTTCAATAGATAATTGAGGAAGTGTACCTAAGTATACTTCCAAAGTATTTCTATTTGATCACCTTTTTTTAGCTCGTATTGTCCTCGTCCTAAAGAAACATTGTTGAGCTTTAAATCGTTCGAAGTGCCATCAGCTTTGTAATTATTTTTAATCGTTAAAGAAACTTTGTCGTCGCTGTTTATATCAAAACAAACCTGATTCAAGTTGTCCGTTCGTTTCATCTTCTTTAAATCGATCACTTTGTTGTTAATAAGATCTTCGAACTGCTCTAACTGAATTTTGTCTGAGCCCACAAAGTTATTTGAATGGTAATGATCTGAATATAAAGAAAAATATAAAAAGTTAGTTAATTCAAAATTTTGCTTAGATTTTCTGGCGTGCGAGTTTAATTGAATTAAATTGTATTCACACAATTGTGAGCAGATGGTCTGCAGTTCAAAGTTGTGTTCTCCGGTAGGGTGTGATCTTGATACGATCGATTTCGGAGGCAAGATGATTTTAATTTTATCTAAAATGGACTGAGTAAAAAACTCGTTAACGGCATAGAAATCAATAATCTTCTTAATCAGGACACTTTCGATAACATGAGATGATGTGTAGATATCAGGGCAGATATTGGTATTAGTAAAATCCAAAGTGATCATTTTTAAGTTCTGTTTTTCTTCGGCAGAAAAACGTAGGCGGATGCATGAGCCAGAAGATAATTTATACTGAGCATCTGTGCTGCCTTGAGCTTTATTGTTGAACTGGGTATCAAAAATGCCTTGAGTGGCTTTTAGCCATTGCTGCTGTTGCTTTGGATCGCCAATGGTTTTTAATAGCGATGTCGATTTAAGTACAGTGTCGACTTTATACTTTTGGTATTCTAAAAAAGATTCAAACTCAGCAGAGTATGGACGGGAACCAATAAGGGCTTGCCACACGAATTCATTTTTTACACCTTGATCAAATATCGGCGTCGGCGGAATTTTGAAATCGACATTGAAGTTGTTTTCGTCCCAAATCAGAAACAAGTTAGGACTCAGGCACGATATGAAAATCAATTTACTCAGTTGATAGCCGCCATTTTCGGGGTCATTTAAAAGGAAAAAGTCCTGAGGCTTTGGGTTTAAATATTTTTTAACAATTTGAAAGGCGACAAGACGTGTCGTGGTCAATACCTCAAAGTTCTGATCTTTCGAGTAAAGCAAACTGCCCTCAGCATTAACTAAAGAGCAGGATTTGTATTTTCCAAGTAATGTTTTAATGCAATGTTTGTAGGTCAGAAAGTTCATAATAATCCGTTTTACACAGCTAACGCTGCCTTAATAATTTCCTTCGGCCATGAAAAGTCTTGGACACGAGTGCCAGTTGTGTCGGGTCCGAAGACATCGACAAGGGGACCGAAAAGTAGAGGCTTTTCTTTTTCTGAATGAAATAGAATTTCGTGGGCCATGTTATCAATTAAATTTTGCTTCAACTCGTTCAGTTTCAGGGATAGATGAGGATTCTTTTGTCCTTTTTCTAGAACTGAAAGCAAGTTTTGAATTTTAGCTTTCAGTGTATCCTGAGAAATTTGGGAAAAGAGGTTTGAAGCAAGGTCATTCTTTTGTAAATCTGCATGAAATAGATCCAACATAAGAGGTTTGATCGCTCGCCCAGCAACAACAGGCCCCGGTTCGAACTGAATTGCATGTGGCTCTGTATCCATAATCGAGAGGTGATTTAACTTTAATTCCGTAAAGGGATGAACACCTAAATCAATATGCTCGCGATGCTTGATCTGCACAGATCCCCATGGGCTGTTCCAAATATCACTTTGGTAGGAGTTAATAAATTTTAAAGACTCAATATCGAAGTAGGCGCCGAAGCTATGTTTATGACTGCTCACAAAAAATGAAAGAAAGTCGCTAGCACTGCCAAAGAGCTCACAGTTTTCAAAATTTGTTTGGAATTTATTCTGACAGAAGAAAGAGATCTGCGCTTGCGCTGAAAGATTCTCTTTAACCTCGTCAATAATTTCCTCTTTTGTGCCTTCACTTCCTGCATTCAGGAGTGTCTTACGTAAGACGCTTTGATTTTCAGGGGAAGGACAGTGAAATATTTTAAGTTCAGCTTTTTGGAAGAAATCAGTGATAAGTTTTTGCTTTTCATCCGAGATGCGATTGGCAGGCAAAGCAATTACGACTTTATTCAGCTCAGGATTAACTTTTTTTACGCGGCTGAGTTCTTCAGTCAGATAAGCTTCCGTTACTTTTTGTGGATCTATCGGAATAATTAACTGAGTAGCCGCTAGTGAAAGCGCTTTACTGTCTGTTAATGTGTAAGAGTTTTCAAAGTCCTTCAAGATGACTTGCGAGATACTACCGCCCAGACGAAATTGTCGTAGACGATCAAAATATTTAGTGACGATAAAAACAGGAAGTTCCGGATCGTCTTCACCTGTGCTGGTTTTGATATGCTGTTTCACTTGTCCTAAAAGAGACTTTAAAGAAACTTGGGGTAGAAAAATTGATTTTTCAAATAAGGCTGTAGGCGTTTTTGACTGTGAAATATCAAACAAGCCAATTGTGGCATAAGATTCGCCTAGATACAGAGCAACTGCTAGTTTCGACATCATTTTTAATTAACTCACGCTTTCTTTTATTGTAATCGGTATGTTATGAACTCAGATAAAGAGGGTCAACTATGAAAGTATCGGCACAGATATTAAACCTAATTCCGTATAAACCAGGAAAACCTATTTCTGAAACACAGCGGGAATTTGGTCTGACTGAAATCGTAAAATTGGCTAGTAATGAGAATCCTTTAGGGCCTAGTCCTAAGGCGGTTGAAGCTGTGCAAAAATATCTTTCTCAGCAGCACCGCTACCCAGATCCAGTGGGTTACGAGCTGGTAAAAAAAATCTCAGAAAAATGGGATGTTCCGGCCTCTCAGATCGCTTTGGGTAATGGCTCTAATGAAATCATCGACTTACTCATTCGTATTTTTTGTGAACCATCTACAGATTCGATTTTAACTTCAGAGGCGGCTTTTGTTGCTTATCAAGTCTGTGCTCAAGCGGCGCGTGTTAAAGTTAGAACAGTACCACTTCGCGAAGATTTAACGATTGATTTGAAGGCCATAGCGGATCACTTTTTTAGAAATCCCACAGCTAATATTCATTTGATCTTCATTCCTAACCCGAATAATCCAACAGGCACAGTAGTTGGTGGAGCTGAATTAGAAGAGTTCCTTGTGCGCTTGGGAAACCGCGACGATGTTCTATTGGTTTTTGATGAGGCCTATACTGAATATGTGCGCGATCCTAAGTTCAAAGCGGCTTCCAGCTTCTACAAAAAATACTCGAATGTTTTGGTCTTAAAAACTTTTTCAAAAGTCTATGGTATGGCCGGTTTACGTTTAGGAGCCTTGGTCGCTCCAGAGTACGTATTAGAGTATTACAATCGTGTCCGTAATCCATTTAATGTGAATGATTTAGCACAAGTTGCGGGGATTGCCGTTTTAGATGATGAAGATTACGTCAAAGCTTCGCAAAAAGCGGTGTGGGATGGGCTTGAGTATTTTTATAAAGAACTCAGTCGTCTTAATTTGAAGTACTATCCATCAGAAGCCAATTTTGTCTTATTTGATACTCAGCGTGATGTCGAGCAAGTGAACCTCAATTTGCTTAAAAAAGGTGTGATTTTACGTCCTGTCCAAAATTATGGCTTCAAGACATTAATGCGTATGACAGTCGGTAATATGGACGAGAATAAAAAAGCGATTGCTGCTATAGAAAAAATGCTGACTGAGGTTTCTGAAATCGGTTAGGCTCAGCTTTTCAAGGATTTATTATGGGTTTTGTGATCACAATTGATGGGCCTGCGGCCTCAGGGAAGTCCTCTGTCAGCAGAGAACTGGCAAAGCGTTTAGGTATCCCATGGGTGTCTACGGGTGCGTTTTACAGAGGATTGGCCTACGCCGCTCTGGAAAGCGGTATCGATCTATCAGATAAAGTGGCTCTAACAGAGTTAGCAATGTCAGATACGTGGAAGATCGTGATGACTCCAGAAAGAACTCAAGCTTGGTTTCGCGATCAAGATGTCACAGATAAGATTGCACAAGAAGCTGTGGGCAATGTGGCTAGCCAAATCAGTCATTATCCAGAGGTTCGTCGTTCTCTTTTAGATCACCAGCGCCAATGCGCTTTAAAAGCCAATGGCTTGGTTGCCGAGGGCCGAGACTGCGGAACGGTAGTCTTCCCTCAGGCCGAAGTTAAAATTTATCTGACGGCATCGTCCGAGCACAGAGCCCAAAGACGGGCGCAAGAGTTGGGAATGGATGAAAAAGAGCTGGTGATCCAGCAAAAACAACGTGACGAGCAAGATTCAACACGTAAAACGGCTCCTCTACAGATACCACAGGATGCCTTGGTGGTGGATACCACTCAAATGACCCTGATGGACGTTGTTGAGAAGATCCATCAGTTCGCTCAGCAAAAAATCTAATAGCCTAAAAAATAAGCAAGTCGAGCGGGGTTACTCTGTGGTTGACCATAGCCTTAAAACCCCCTAGAACTACTCTTCAGCCTTAGAGTTCCAAGAGGACACTTTGCGCGGGAGGAAAAAGAAAGAACATGAACAAAACATTAAATAAGAGCGAAAAAGAAAAACAATCGGTTTTAGCGATGCTAGATGCAGAAGATGCTAAGATCCCAGCAAATCCTGGTTTGAATACTCAAGCTGCAGGTGGAGAGTTCGAAAAACTCTTTTCAGCTTCAACAAAAGAACAAGATTTCAGAGTAGGTGATGTTGTCACTGGTACTGTTGTTGAGGTTCAATCAGACTACGTTCTTGTAGATATTAACTACAAATCTGAAGGTTTGATTCCGATCAATGAATTCCGTATGGTTGATGGAGTTCGCCAAGTAAAAGCTGGTGACCAAGTCGAAGTGTTGATTGACCGTATCGAAAACGATAACGGCATGATTTCATTATCTAAAGATAAAGCTGACATGTTACGTGCATGGACAGATATTTCTAAAGCGGCTGAAAACGAAGAGATCATTGAAGGTGTTGTTGTAGCGAAAGTTAAAGGCGGCCTTTCTGTTGATATTGGCGTTAAAGCATTCTTACCAGGTTCTCAAATCGATTTGCGTCCAGTACGCAACATGGATGTTTACTTAGGTAAAAAATATAAATTCAAAGTTATCAAGTTTAACAAAAAACGCGGTAACATCGTACTTTCTCGCAGAGCGATTCTTGAAGAAGAACGCGATAGTTTGAAAGCACAAACAGCTGATACAATGAAAGAGGGAGCTACAGTAGTAGGTCTTGTTAAAAAC encodes the following:
- the ilvA gene encoding threonine ammonia-lyase, encoding MKVTFDDIKAAQSTIQDLILKTPCEISSSCSKLVGSDIYLKLENNQRTGSFKMRGAANKIASLSAQEKAKGVVACSAGNHAQGVALSASLSHVKSVIVMPETAPLTKVQATQNYGAEVILHGQSFDEAKEYAFQLADQKSYVFVHPYEDEKVIAGQGTIGLEIAEQVADLDTIIAPIGGGGLISGAAIALKELNPKIRVIGVQASAVDTMYQLYKTRDFKAPTHTGTIADGIAIKVPSRVMYEKFISRYVDDVVTVADGDVAEAIVFLLERAKSVAEGAGAASLAGVLTGKIKLGKRNCVLVSGGNIDLNMVSQVIQRGQIQRGRLSEMSVIVPDVPGSLSQLTKILALHKANILEVHHDRVKNSLALKETKIDFVIETTSHEHIQKIREALSQWGAKVQ
- the hisC gene encoding histidinol-phosphate transaminase → MKVSAQILNLIPYKPGKPISETQREFGLTEIVKLASNENPLGPSPKAVEAVQKYLSQQHRYPDPVGYELVKKISEKWDVPASQIALGNGSNEIIDLLIRIFCEPSTDSILTSEAAFVAYQVCAQAARVKVRTVPLREDLTIDLKAIADHFFRNPTANIHLIFIPNPNNPTGTVVGGAELEEFLVRLGNRDDVLLVFDEAYTEYVRDPKFKAASSFYKKYSNVLVLKTFSKVYGMAGLRLGALVAPEYVLEYYNRVRNPFNVNDLAQVAGIAVLDDEDYVKASQKAVWDGLEYFYKELSRLNLKYYPSEANFVLFDTQRDVEQVNLNLLKKGVILRPVQNYGFKTLMRMTVGNMDENKKAIAAIEKMLTEVSEIG
- the cmk gene encoding (d)CMP kinase, with protein sequence MGFVITIDGPAASGKSSVSRELAKRLGIPWVSTGAFYRGLAYAALESGIDLSDKVALTELAMSDTWKIVMTPERTQAWFRDQDVTDKIAQEAVGNVASQISHYPEVRRSLLDHQRQCALKANGLVAEGRDCGTVVFPQAEVKIYLTASSEHRAQRRAQELGMDEKELVIQQKQRDEQDSTRKTAPLQIPQDALVVDTTQMTLMDVVEKIHQFAQQKI